The [Bacillus] selenitireducens MLS10 genome includes a region encoding these proteins:
- a CDS encoding group I truncated hemoglobin, protein MTTLYETLGEEAGIRKAVDRFYEKVLSDSTVSHYFTHTDMDKQREHQTKFLSFALGGPDRYGGPSMEKAHEGMNIQEHEFEAIATHLEQTLQELGADQKAIDEAVGKVVALKDSVIHQ, encoded by the coding sequence ATGACGACATTGTACGAAACGCTTGGAGAAGAAGCGGGGATCCGGAAGGCTGTAGACCGGTTCTATGAGAAGGTGCTCTCTGACAGCACGGTGAGTCATTATTTTACGCACACGGATATGGACAAGCAGCGGGAGCATCAGACGAAGTTCCTGTCCTTCGCTCTGGGAGGACCGGACAGGTACGGCGGTCCTTCGATGGAGAAAGCTCATGAAGGGATGAACATCCAGGAACATGAATTCGAAGCAATTGCGACCCATCTTGAACAAACGTTGCAAGAACTCGGAGCTGATCAGAAAGCGATCGATGAGGCCGTGGGGAAAGTCGTGGCTCTGAAAGACAGCGTCATCCATCAGTAA
- a CDS encoding MFS transporter, with the protein MTETESLFKNKTFLLVWFSGLFVMLGFSMFFLSVSWFVVDELNNPGLLGVVLMSVSIPRVAMMIYGGILADRIRKSQIMFVTNLLQALLMLVLVLLVMYDGLTITSLLIISFVFGFLDAFFFPAVSSMMPVIVTGVQLQRANSLFQGSTEMMFIIGPLVAGVLLTVGGFNLTFGTAGVLILLSGILVFPPFLTDPKPEKRKEVTTAMYDLKEGIRYVRQSAVHRSGTLAIVIVNLFMIGPLLISFPILVEALGGTPLELSLLEAGLSVGTFLASILIVVWNVKKGRGMRVFVSLMLSLLLLIVFSLLESLVFLVIAVAVAGFMAMFVYLPTVTLVQERTEKQKMGRVMSIISLASSGFEPLAFAIIAILVSTGLPIQTILFITGVAGLILAIVLTIGSREFRAID; encoded by the coding sequence ATGACAGAGACTGAATCCTTATTTAAAAACAAAACGTTCCTCCTTGTGTGGTTCTCAGGCTTATTTGTGATGCTCGGCTTTTCCATGTTCTTTCTATCTGTTTCCTGGTTTGTCGTGGATGAACTGAACAATCCAGGTCTGTTGGGTGTCGTCTTGATGTCAGTATCCATCCCCCGGGTTGCGATGATGATTTACGGGGGGATCCTCGCAGACCGGATCCGGAAATCACAGATTATGTTCGTGACAAATCTCTTGCAGGCGCTCCTGATGCTCGTTCTCGTGCTCCTTGTGATGTATGACGGACTCACAATTACGAGTCTTCTGATCATCTCTTTTGTGTTCGGTTTTCTCGATGCCTTTTTCTTTCCGGCCGTCTCGTCGATGATGCCGGTTATCGTCACAGGCGTACAGCTCCAGCGGGCGAACTCGCTTTTTCAGGGCTCGACGGAGATGATGTTCATCATCGGACCGCTCGTCGCCGGGGTGCTTTTGACCGTCGGGGGTTTCAACCTGACGTTTGGCACCGCAGGCGTCCTGATTCTTCTCTCAGGGATTCTTGTGTTCCCGCCGTTTTTGACTGATCCGAAACCTGAAAAACGTAAAGAAGTCACCACGGCGATGTATGATTTAAAAGAGGGAATCCGGTACGTCCGCCAGTCGGCGGTACACCGCTCAGGGACTTTGGCGATTGTCATTGTCAACCTCTTTATGATCGGGCCGCTATTGATCAGTTTTCCGATTCTTGTAGAGGCACTGGGCGGGACGCCTCTCGAACTGAGCCTTCTTGAAGCGGGACTTTCCGTTGGTACATTTCTTGCCAGTATCCTGATCGTCGTCTGGAATGTGAAAAAAGGGAGAGGCATGCGGGTATTTGTTTCCCTGATGCTTTCTTTACTGCTTTTGATTGTCTTCAGTTTGCTCGAGAGCCTCGTCTTCCTCGTCATTGCCGTCGCGGTGGCAGGGTTTATGGCGATGTTTGTCTATTTGCCGACGGTTACCCTCGTACAGGAGCGTACGGAAAAACAGAAAATGGGACGTGTCATGAGCATCATTTCCCTGGCATCGAGCGGGTTTGAGCCGCTTGCATTTGCCATCATTGCGATCCTCGTCTCAACCGGTCTGCCGATTCAGACGATCCTCTTTATCACAGGTGTCGCCGGGCTTATCCTCGCGATCGTTCTGACAATCGGGAGCCGGGAGTTCCGGGCCATTGACTGA